The Erinaceus europaeus chromosome 4, mEriEur2.1, whole genome shotgun sequence genomic sequence aaagcagAGGATGAAGGCAGACTTGCTCCCACTGGGATTTGGGGAGCAGAGGATTTTCCAGAAAACAGTAATGTGTTTGTGGCCCTGCAGCCTGAAAGCACCACCGACCAGTGCTTCCAACTTGGCAGCTCCCCAGCAACAGAACAATGATTGCTTTTCTCTGGTGATAATAATGCTGTCGAGTTCATCAGAAATCCATTTTGTACTTTGTCGAGTTCATCAGAAATCCATTTTGTACTTCTAATTGAGTCCAAAGTGAGCCATTTCTTCCAGAAGAAATCCTAGCATGCttcatatcacttttttttttaaaaaaataataacagattcGGTACATTAGTAAAGGGAGAGTTGTTTTGATAAGAATGGAAGAAGGTGCTCCTTGAATCTCATTATTctctgaaaaacaacaacaacaacaacaacaacaaccaggaATCAGGGAAGTGATTCCATGGTAGAGAACCTGCCTTATttacctgaggctctgggtttgatccctagcaccaagTGAGACTAATAGACAAAATAGCAGGAACTTCATggacaaactatatatatattcccttttgttgcccttgttgatttattgttgtagttattattattgccatcattgttggataggacagagagaaatggagaggggaggggaagacagagagggggaaagaaagatagacacctgcagaccagcttcatcacttgtgaagtgactatccagcaggtggagagctgggggccccaaccagaatccttacactggtccttgcactttgcaccacctgctcttcacccgctgtgctacagctcgactcccatggacaatttttttaaatttctctttctttcttggactTGGAGATGGCTCAGTGATAGAGTGCTTTGCTGAAGATGTGTGAGGTTTTGGATTTCATCACTGGCCCTGCGTTATAACAAAACCTACACATATGACATGGTGTGTAGATGAATCCACATATTagagtttttcttcctttcttccttcttttctgtgAGTgtgtgcttccagggttatcactggggcttcatgccagcattatgaatcctggcggccattttttttttcctaattttatttgataggacagagagaaattgggagaggagggggcaatagaaagggagagaagggagtcaggcggtagcgcagtgggttaagcggaggtggtacaagcgcaaggactggtataaggatccgggttcgagcccccagctccccacctaggggaatcgcttcacaggcagtgaagcaggtctacaggtgtctatattccccaccacctgcatgggagtcgcttcacaagctgtgaagtaggtctgcaggcgtctttccctcctcccctctatcttccccttctctctccatttctctctgtcctatccaacaatgatgacttcagcaataactacaacaataaaaacaacaagggcaacaaaaaagaaataagtaaataaagtctttttttaaaggggggggagagaaaaagagagatacctgcggacTGGCTTCAcaacactcatgaagcaaccacccctacaggtggggagtggggacttgaacccggaaccTTGCTAgcatccttgtgcttcctactatgtgtgcttcaccacgtgcaccaccgcctggcccctcacatactagaattttctttttctctttccttttccttttcctgtgGAACCAAAGTCGCATGCAGGATGTCACTGCTgcagccaccttttttttttttccattcacagagatagagggaggagggagagatcacagcaccaaagcttcctctactaACATAGCACCGCCCTTGTgactctggggacttgaacctggatcacacaagTTATCGCTGCAAAAATTacgccaggtgagctatctcttaagGTCCCCGAGTGCAAATACTTTTCAACTCACTGGGTTCCATGGATGCAGCCTTGGTGCTCAGTAAACCTCCCACTTtaccattcattcactcactttaCTATTCATCCACTCACTTATTCATTCATCTGATTATGCATACTACTAAGCATTTACAGAGCTTCTAAGCATTGAGTACACCACAATAACAAGAAAGGTGAAAGAAATCCCACTCGTATGTGGAGTCTAAAGAAGTAATACATGAATTTGCAATCAATAAGCAAACaacccagaagcaagcaaattgtttctaagactgtggTGCCAGGTGTTGAGTGGACATATTTCCTGTAATCCTACACTCTCGGAACCCACTGcgttcacaaataaaaaaaaaaaaaaagaagaagaatgattcCAGATTTATTGGACTAATGCAGAAGAAGTCAAAGAGAAATCCCAGCATATAAATCACTATACCAGGTGGTGATAAAATTGGAAGGAGATGCCGCTGGTCAGCTGAGTGCTCAGAGCTGGGGATGTCTGATTGCGGGGCAGCTGTGACAGTTGGAGCAGCAAGAACATGGTCAGGCAAAGACAAGAGCAAATAGATACatttggagaaagaaaagaacaccAGAGTGGATTAGGAACAATCATATCTACCATTGTCAAGTTTTCATAAGAGGATGTCGTGAAAGATCATGATCACTGAGCGAATGGTATATCATCACACAGAGACCCTGTTTATTTAGAAATGATCAAAAGAAGGACTATGCATTTCAATTCTACCAATTCTGTGTtctaattcttttgtttttttttcaccagcctccagggttatcgctacaCCATCCACTTGACCATTTTTTCctatcccttcctttctttctttttctttgtttgtttctttcttcctccctctctctcatttctctctttcatctttctgttttgatGGGGGTAGGAGAGAGATAAAAGCAGACGGTGAGAAACTGTAACACTGCTACATGGCTTGTGAagttctccctctgcaggtggggactgggggtctgaacttggaccttgtgcttgataatgtgtgtgctctaacaAGTGCCCCCAACTCCCATCTTCTAATTCCAATGAAAATGAATCGATTCTCAAGAAACCCCTTCCAGCATGGCACAGTAACTACGGACTTCACATACCTGGGATCCGGTTAAGTGTCACCCAGAAGTGTTCATcaggactgaaggtgtctttGGACCATTGGAGCAAATCAACAGCCCGTGGATCGCGGAGGACAAAGTCAGTGAACTCCCTGGACAAGGCCACATAGGCAGAGCCAAAGTAGATAGTGAGATTATGGGGCGGCGGTGACTTCAGCGCTGTGGTCCTTATCACATAGGACAGCTCTTTGCCCAAATGCTCCCGGTGAACGTATTTTGTCCTTCCGACAACATGAGCAGGAGGTAGCACCCCCGGGGTGATGTTTCTCCCTTTAAGTCCTTTCAGGTACTGGATTATCTCCTTATTGGTCTTCAGGGGGAAGTCCTGCCCACAGGTGTTGAGGACATACCTCCAGGGCACCTCAGAGGCCACCAGGTCTCGGATGCAGTTCAGGTCAGCCTGCAGCCGGGAAATTCCCCCATAGACCACGGGTTCTGTCTTTGAAGCCAGAAAGGCGTTGGGGAAGCACCTCAGCATCCTTCCCACGGCCTCTTTGAGTTCAGCTGTCGCCTTCTCATCCACATGAACACAGTACACGTTCTGGGGCATGTAGATCGCCCTGAAGAGCCTGGCAAAGGTATCGAAATTGTGATGGATAACCATTGCATATGCCAAAGGGAACTCAGCTTCTTCTTTAGATAAGGGAGCTGTGATATAGTGGCTCTGGGCCAGATACTTCTTGCAGGAAGACTTCTCGTGAATCATGAGCTTGTTTCTCCACAGCAGAGGAGTCTTGCCTTCAATAAACGATGTGCACACTTGAGTCAGGATCAAAGTGTCTGAGCTATTTAGCCTCTGGAAGCTTCGCTCTCTCCCAAATGCGAACACATAGAACACGATGAAAATGACCACACAAGAGATAGAAATTATAAAGAGGCACCGCATGGATGCAGGCATGCCTCACAGAAGAAGGAGATTTCAAAGACCTTCAAGACCTGCACGTCTTTCCCTAAACTTGCTTTTATGCTGCGAGTTCTTATTTTGGTACATACTCCAGTGCTTCCTACCGGGACAGCAAGGCTGTGACTTGACTCCTATTCAtcctgggagtccagcggtgttCTCTCCCCATGCTGCTATTAGTGAGATCCCGCCTGCAATCTGGGCTCAGACTGCCTTTGTCTAAATCCCAGGAGCAGACTGCTGGagcccagcctccctccctctccctcacatgGCTGACTGTTTCTTGAAAACTCCTTCCCTGCAGATCGAGTTTCTCAGATAGCTTTTCTTTTCGTTTCCCATGTTTTTGTTTGTCCCCCTTGTTATTGCCATGCAGAGAACGAATGTCATGAGAGCTGAGTTGAAGGATGTGTTCAGTCAGGGTATGTTTCCTGCTGCCCACTCACAGCCTCAAGCCTCATCCCTCACCCCATTGTTGCTTATGGATGTGAAGCCACCCCTACTCCTTCACCCACAGGGGAGCTTGCCAGTCCAATCTCCATGTGCTGCTTTCATGAGAAAAACAATATGAAGGGAAAGATCTGAAATAGAAGAAAGCTTCCTTTATCCTAGTCCCATGGCACAacttcctgccctgccctgccctgccctgccctgtcccctaGACCAGAGCAGTTAGATCACAGCCCTCTCCACATATGGCATCCACTTTAGCAAACATCATAGAATGTTCTATAATGCCATAATCGGAGGAGCAAATCCAGGGGAGCTCTCAATTTAGATATACTCTAAGTATTCCCTGGAGAGAACCTGAATCCTAGTCATAAATAACATTATCAGGATGAGAGGTACCTGAGAATTATAGAACTCAGGTAAGTTATGCTCATAAACTCTCACCTTGAACGTCTCACTTTTCCACCAGCTACTTTTCATAGAGATCCATGTCTTTTAATTAAGGTGATCTGAAAGCACCTGACTGTAGTAAATACCTTCCCATTCCCTCCTTAGGATTTATccggggagccgggcagtggcgcagcgggttaagcgcacatggtggaaagcacacgtatcccggttcgagcccccggctccccacctgcaggggagtcacttcacaggcagtgaagcaggtctgcaggtatctgtctttctcgctccctctctgtcttcccctcctctctccatttctctctgtcctaacagcgacGACGTCAATTACaacgataataaaaaacaacaatggcaacaaaagggaaaataaataaacattaaaaaatttaaaaaaagaaagaaagaaatgcagacaCTAGTCAAACTGGGAACTTTCAGTCTTCTGTATTCTTATCCACTGTTCAGACAGCCTTGCGTGTTGAAAGTagagttgtctttttttattccctCTTCATCCTTTGGTCCTGAAGTCAACTCCCCACACCATGTTctgacattaaaaataagaattgtGCTTCCTTCCACTTTCTAGTTATGCAGTGAACGAAAATGcggaaagaggagaagaggagaagtcaAGGATTTCTCTCCTTCAGTTTTTTGTGCTCAAGGACTGCCATTGCTATGGTTTGCTTCTGTTATCAAATAATATGcacttctctgaaagacaactaatggatggttttgttcatatgtgtAATATAAGGAACTGGAAGACATGAATTTGAAAAGAGTAGCCAAACCATTCCTAAGATTCTGTTAAACTATCCTTACAGGGTGGGCCGGGGGAAGGGCAGGAagaacacagaactgtggtggtgggtgcagtgtggaacgaTATCCCTGTGatcttatcatcttgtaaaccattactaagTCACTAACAAGAATGTAGAATAAAATAGTAGATCCAGCTCTGAggatcttataatcctgtaaaccattactaagtCACTAACAAGAATGTAGAATAAAATAGTAGATCCAGCTCTGAGGTTTCCAATTTCAAAGTTGGTGCTTTTATactgaaatatgaaaaaaaagaaatccctatGGGAGaactttatttaagaaaaaagaagtatttgTTGCAATAAAGAAAGTCTCTAGGACTGTTGTTCCAGAATATATCCTACAAacacatactattttttttttatttctttattggggaactaatgttttacattcgacagtaaatacagtagtttgtacatgcataacatttctcagttttccatataacccactatgtcctctgtcatgctttgtggacctatattctccctccctccgccccccaccccagagtcttttattttggtgcaatacaccaattccagttcaggttctacttgtgttttctcttttgatcttgtttttcaacttctgcctgagaatgagatcatcccatgttggtatgcttctaagaccccttttgtttcattggtttaatc encodes the following:
- the GCNT2 gene encoding N-acetyllactosaminide beta-1,6-N-acetylglucosaminyl-transferase isoform X2; this translates as MPASMRCLFIISISCVVIFIVFYVFAFGRERSFQRLNSSDTLILTQVCTSFIEGKTPLLWRNKLMIHEKSSCKKYLAQSHYITAPLSKEEAEFPLAYAMVIHHNFDTFARLFRAIYMPQNVYCVHVDEKATAELKEAVGRMLRCFPNAFLASKTEPVVYGGISRLQADLNCIRDLVASEVPWRYVLNTCGQDFPLKTNKEIIQYLKGLKGRNITPGVLPPAHVVGRTKYVHREHLGKELSYVIRTTALKSPPPHNLTIYFGSAYVALSREFTDFVLRDPRAVDLLQWSKDTFSPDEHFWVTLNRIPGVPGSMPNASWAGNLRAIKWMDMQDKHGGCHGPGGIGLQLGNFEGYNSARRAGHYVHGICIYGNGDLKWLLNSQSLFANKFELSTYPLTLECLELRHRERTLNQSEVTLQPSWFF